The genomic stretch CTCTGTAACTTCACAGCTGTGCCGTTTCCTCTGGTAGCAGGTGTGATTAATGACGCAGACAGACCTTGTTGATCATGTTCAAAGTGCACTCAAAGACGGCATCAAAGATCTTGGGGATTTCTCCCGTGATGTGGACTCCCAGCTTGTTGACGATGGTTGCCATGGTGCTGAGGACCTCGGGCTCCCGGGCAGCCGGGACGTTCCTCTGGTAGTCGATGAGCACCGCCTCCAGCAGGGGGGGCACAAAGTTCTCTCCCACCTGGAGCACAGAACAACACATGAACATGCTGACAGACCCACCAGCCACTATACATTACTACTTCTGATCACAGTTAGCCTGAAGAAACGCCCTCACTAGATAATCAACAGTAACttctattttattcatttacaaTACTGAGAATTTTCTTTCACGTGGGGTTTAGTCTCGTTAAACTCTTCTAAAAACTCATCTACACAAGTTGGTATACGTCAATGAGAACCTGGttcaaataaaatcatattGGCATTTATCTTTTACAGTGTAGGTCGCGGTACTGAAACCATTTTTCTGACTGTAGATTTTAATTATAAACATAACAGTTGTTTCTGAGAAGGAACTGGGCAGAACTCCAGTTTTCCGTTCGCTGTACTGGCCGAAACTGCGTCTTTACTGTGTTGTTGCTGAATCAAACACAGAGGATGCTTTGTGTGGACCGCTGCTAAAAATACAAGTCATTATAAACATAGATTTAAATATAAACACATGTTTAAAAACTTCTATTACAGAACGAACCaggaacaataaaaaaaacacgccGGCTTACCATCTGAGGGTCGTTTGAGCGACTGACCCAGCCGGAGATCAGCTTCAGTGTTTCTCTCTTCACTGTCCTCATACTCCTGATCAGAGGCTGTTTGGTCACCATCTCACCTGTAACACATGAGAACAGTTATTCAAAGCTGCAAGAACTGAATCACATATCAGCCTTTTCTGAATTCTAGACACTGGTTTTGTCCCCAGCCAAAGTAACATCTCTGAAATATGTCCCTGAAAGTATGtcggacacacaaacacacagaggaactaACCGTTGGTCTGGACAGCTGAGGAGATGTTTTCACTCAGGCACTTGTAGACGTTGAGCATGTCCAGGTAGATTCGCCCCAGCTGGACAACAAAGGGGTGACCAACAGCTTTACAAGCTCTGACGTTTGTCTTTAGGATGCTGCCCAGCTGACGCACCGTCTCTGCGTCCTTCAGGATGTCCACGTTCTGCAGCAGAGTGCCCACAGTTTAGTTGACAttgacattttcaacaaaagCATGAAATAAGAGCGTTGGAGGGCATTAAGGAATCGTGCTGTCCTCACCTTTGTGGCCTGCTGGATGATGCTGTCCCACACCTGGTTAGGCAGCAGCATGTACTTCTCTATAAGGAGCTCCTGAACTGCCTGATCGTTTGAGGCGGCAATCATGTAGCCAACGGCCTCGTAAAACGTGTGGACCTGCAGAGACGAGGAGCAGAGTTTCATCAGTGACATCAAAAACTCAGAGctgtgttgatgatgacaggAGGTCCAGAGGAGGGACTGACCTGCTGCGGCTGCAGGTCGCAGATGAtggtgttgatgttgttgaggATCTCATCGATGAAAGGCATCACCTCGCCCACCTGAACCTGAACAAAATGACGCCGGCACTTCTGGGCGATCTTGATGAAGGTGTCACACGCCATGTCCTGCACACCGTCGTGGGTCTCTGTGTggcgaagaagaggaggaggaggaaccaCACAGATTCATGATGAGACTCTGACAGACAGCATCCATGTGCAGTCATAGTTCAACCAACACTGGCAATGGAAACATCTGAATCTAAATCTTCATCTCTGTTCCATTTTTATCACACATCACATTCAATGTGACAGAATGTTTCTATAAGAGTGCAAACAGCTGTGGGTTTGAATTCAAAGTTTAGAGAAGGATTTAGGGGAAGGGACTGGATCTGGTCCGTGTGGAGGATTTGGTCTCTTCAGTTTCTCACCGTGCATGAACTCAAACAGCTTGTTGACGACAGTCTTGAGGAACTTCCAGTGGGCTCGGAGGAAGCGAGGATACTGGCCCACAATGTACATGATGTTTGATGCTATGATGGCCTTGTTGTCCTTCCCTCGTTTCTGCTCACACAAGCCGAGCAGGTCCTGagtacacaacacacacaatcattgAACGTGGGTAACagcgcagcacacacacaactgctgTGTCAATAACTGGTCCAGGATTACAGAGAAAGCAATTAGAACTAATACAACTGGACTCAGCAGGAGTTAGCAGAATAAAGACTCCTGTCACACAGACATGTAACACAATATAAAATCGTCTGTGCGTCTCACCTTGATGACTGTGACCAGGAACCTCTTCTCGTCCTCCTCGTGCATCGCCCCGCTGATGGAGCCGATGGCCCAGCAGAGCATGTTCAGATTCCTCCACGACCACTCGGTGCCGTTCACCTGGTTGTGGAGCTTTTCTGTCATGATGCGTTCCGTGTCGGCATAATCCAGATGGgtcagatacactgcagacacacacacacacacagctcagtttATTGTTGGATACCAACTATGGTACTCTAAAGGGTACCGACCGAATCACGCTGATACTACAGAGCACCTCTTCAAGTTAAATCAATGCCAAATTTCAGTGCATGAGACAAACTTCAAAGCAGCATTAAAGAACTTTTTGCATAATTTATaatgcaaaatacaaaactgaCCAGCAGGTTTCTGACCTGAGGAAACACCTGGTCAAACATGAAACATATCTAACAGCTGAAGAGAGTTCTGTGTTTGATAGCCTGAGACccagctgatgttagcatgcctGCAGCCAGCGCTACGCTCGCTCACGGACAGCTGAACCGCCCTGCATGACTGatgaagcatcaacatcttcatcAACATCTTTATGGAATTAATTAGCTTATTGGAGGAGTTGTTGTTGGAGATAACTCGGTTTTTATTCACTGTCCTGGCTAACATTTTAACCTTCTGACAAGCAATAGCCAAAATTCAGCCCCTGGCTATGTAAATGGGTTTTTCTGCATGTCCAGAACCTTAGAATGAAACCATCAGTACAGGAATTGTGAACTATTTACTGGGAAATATTGCAGTATGCAAGCACAAAAGAGATGCCATTGTTTCTTCTTTGGATCAGGCAGATTAGTCGGTGCAACACGTATCACTGCTCTCTGTTATAAATGCTCCTTTGACAGTACTTATTATTCAGTAATAATATTCTAGTCAAGTTATCGggttaaaatctgtttttccgTCTTTGAACAGCTTCCTCCTTTGATGATCCGATTCGTACACGTTTGATTGCCAATAATAAACTGTGTTATTGATATTAATTCCTCTTATGACTCAGTGACTCACTTTGCATCTAAATCAGTTGAAATGATGAGTTAACTGTTGTTTCCCTCAGCtacacaaaaactaaaaaggTGTGAAAACAGACAATATGAATTGGTTTTCTTACCATCTGATCTAAATTTAACACATTTCCTGACccatatataaaatgtatattaagaGACCTCAACCAGGTCAGTCCAGTAAGTGGAGCACAATGTAAATGACTTCAGCGTGATGGATGTGAGTCAGCGTAGGAATAAACAAGCTTAGCTGGAAGACTTCAGGTTAAAGGaaataaatgatatttttaAACGTATGTACCTGAAGGAGGAGCATGTTTTTATCTGGGCAGACATGTTGTAACTTACCAAGAGTCTCTCTCATGTTCTTGTAAAGGTTAATGGCGTCCGTGTCCTTCATGAACTCCCTGACCACCTCACCCTGGTCGTTCTCCACCACCAGAACCTCCTCTGGTTTGGCCATCCGGCTCACCATCAGCAAACGCACCtacaagaagaggaggaggaggaggaggttaatgtgagactgtgtgactAGGCAAACTGAGCAGTCTTCTTAATGCGACATTATCAGTAAGTATTAAATGTTTGTACGATATAAAGGGTAATTTGTTGACATAAACAGACAATCCTTATTTTCACAGTTCACTACTGTGCAGCTCTTCCACAGCTGAATCACCCGACAGTCACATGTCTacacagtctgtgtgtgtgtgtgtgtgtgtgtgtgtgtggtgtgtgtgtgtgtgtgtgtgtgtgtgtgtgctggcctCACCTGGGAGAGCACAGGCAGGTAGAGGTGTCTGCGAGGCGGGACGTCGGACAGCAGCGGGGTGCTGGAGGTTGAGAAGGGACTCTCCCTGTAGAGCTCGGCTGCCAGGTGGTTCCAGTACTCCAGGCAGATCTTGAAGATCTCCGTCTCCTCCACCTCCGACACCAGCAGCATGTAGTGCAGAGCCTGAGGGCGGGACAGTGAACGGTAAAGGTGATTTATTCTTCTACCACAAAGACAAATAATAACTTCAGATCACAGATGACTGTTTAAGTCCTGGCATTTAAGATGATTTAAGAACTGAAATGTTAATTACAAAGAAGGTGTACAGTTGTGATTGGTTTTGCTCTGTCCGACTTTCAAAGTGGGAATTTTAAATTCACTTCATATTGTTATATTagatatttgtatttattcatgttacAGCCAAAAACTTGAGCTCCTCTGTGTCCTGAGACTTGTCTGAGATTAATGTTCGATCTCTCTGTGCATCTCTAACTCTACTAACTCAGTCTTTTCTTGAACAAACTGCTACAGAGACTCTTGAAACAATTAGACAAGACGACAAACAGCCACAGGAAGGTGGTCTTTCAACTTAATTAGTCCCAAATGTGTCATTACGAAGGTGTAATCAGGACACCACATCCAAGGAAGATGGGAGAGGGTCAGGAAACTCAGTTCCCTGATACGAGGGCGAGAAACAGAGACGGAAATGACTTAAAACCACCAGCTGAGAGTTGTAGGTGTGTTTACTCAACCAGACCCCAACAATCATTTTTGGCTCACCTTCCCACCAGATGATCTACTcaacatgaaaaaatgtttctttctgtcCTGAAACTGATGGAACAGAACATCCTACCTCCATGAGCGTCTCCCGCAGGTTGGGTCTCTTCTCGATGAGCTGTCCGTGTTCTTTGAGGAAGGTGCAGAGGAACAGGCTGAGGTTCTGGATGAAGTTCTGCTCGTCGTCCTTCCCGTTGGCGTAGGCCAGTCTGATGTTCGTGTTCAAAGGCAGCATCTGACGAGATGACAGAAACgggcctttatttatttatactgacttcagttgttttgcCATGATTGCATCCatagtgtgttttgtttgaggAAATTGCTTTGACTGTAAATACATTCAGTTTTAAACCACTGAGATATGTGACCACCCAAGATCCCCCGTTCCATCTGACACCAACAAAGCAACCCTGCAAACACCGTCTGGTGAGGAGGACCATGAGATGAGGATAAACGCTTTGGAAAAAAGCAGTAAGTGAACCTTGAGTTAAGGTTTTTGCTTCCAATGTCTTTCAAATTAAGGGaatttataataacatttatAATTCATAGTAAAATGATGCTTCTTACTAGCAGAATATAAGATATGATCGAATGTTATCAATCCCGAAGGAAAGTCTCGTGCCAGAAGTTGCTCCAAAGTACAACCAGTAAACAACAGTGGATCCCGGGTCAGGGTCACAGTTTTTATGGAGAATAAAGAGAGTATCAAATATGAGTGAAATATAAACTTAGAAATATACGGAAAATATAAGATTTTTTTAAGGAGTGAACGCAAAAACTAGAAGTACGAGAGCAAACTAAAAAAGAATCAAATTAGAAGAGAGTAGTATAGAAGGTGAATACATGTATATTCCTTGAGATCTGAGAGGTTtgagataaaagataaaaaaaaaaaacttcaatgaCTTCTAAAACAAATGGTGAATGAAGATTATGATAAGAGAGGTGACGGGTTAGTAAAGTCAAGACTTCAAGAGAGTTGAAATGTTTAGTGAGTcatatttaaagtgtgtgtgccTCCTGGTACCTGATCTGTGATGTGAAACTACACTACAGCATGACCAACATCACCCTGAACTGAGCCTGGAGGCGTATAGATGCCATATCTGAatatctgctgctgtttcaTTTTGAAGGAGCCTTTCGAGTCTCAGAGGAGCCGAATGACTTATATTTCATCTTTATATTCTGCACACAACTTTGTCTCATCGTGtattccctcctcctcctcctcacttcctcctgtaGAGCCTCTGTAGGGTGAATGTTTTGTACACTGCTCACTCAGTTTGCTGTTTGATGGAGCAGGATTCATCAGCCTGATCAAACTGCAGTCTGGTCGTCTGTAAACAGTCTTGTCAAATTATTCTGATGATGCAAGTTttgttaaaaggaaaacattagCTCACGCTGTAGACTAAAAGTAAGTGTTCCTGTGTGTTGCTCATCATTTTTCAGGCAGTCTGTAaaaacactctgtgtgtgtgtgtgtgtcactttatCCTGCAGAGACACTCAGCTGAAGTGTGTCACTTTAACGCTGAGCTGCCTGAGGAGGCTCGGTAGGGCCAGAACCTGCTGTGAATGTCTGATTCTCTGAACAAAACAACGACAACTCAAGTTCCactctgcatttgttttgggAATTCCCCCCCGCAGCTTTTATCTGTTGTCCCATCAGAACTGTTGAAATCACACGTTCATTCCTCCCACAGACGCGTTATTGTGTCTATTTGTaataacagtgaacaaacagaaaactgcTTACACCGACtgacaatgtttgtgtgtgtgcaacaacGGGCTGACAGCAGCCTGCTGCCTCCAGACTGTTACtactgtgtgtgagtctgtgtgtgtgtgtgtgtgtgtgtcaaagagTGGAAATAATGTGTCAGAGGAGGTTcaaacaaagtgtgtgtttgtgtgtaataaCAGAGTGGGCACATGTTAGTGTGCAATCATACAGAGTGCAATTAACTTGAGCACCACTCAAAatgattgtgtgtctgtgtgtgtgtgtgtgtgtgtgtgtgtgtgtgtgtgtgtgtgtgtgtgtgtgtacctgtttgAGCTGGCACATGGTGAGGGTAAACAGGTTGACAAACTGCTCCTCGTACTGGTTGACGCTCACTCCAGCGATCTCCGTCAAACATTTCAGCGTCACGTTGCGGAACATGGGCACGTTTAAAAACTGAAATTCACACATAAACAATCTGTCAATCAACAGAACGAGACGTATCAGCACTCATACTCATCTTACAATCACATCACCCGTCAACTCACAGATTCTCAGCCCTCATCGCTGCTCAGAGACCGACACTGACTGTGACTCAGTGTCACACACGAGGCTGCGACTAAAGGTAACTTTCATTATCagtttaaaatgaattaatgtcCTGAAAACTGGaagaaacagacaactttcccAGGGTTCAAGCTGACAGCTCTCATTTAGTCAAActtcaaagatattcagtttgcaGCCTCAGTAATGCTACATTTCTGGGGCTGAAATTAAAAAGTATAGTTTGGTTCAGTGGGCCAAAAAGCTGATTTCTTTTACGTCTTCATAACtaaaaatctttatttcaaAGCAGCAGTTGTTTAAATTTACACTTTGCACCACatttctcaaatgtttttttaactttatgtgtactgtttgtttttatttatttatgagtcacCTCAAAGTCAAACTTTCATCACTTTGACGGACAGTAAAGACGATCTGATTCTGATGATACAAATGTTTCAGCTGAAGTTTTGATGGACTGAATGGATTCGAGATGGTTTACCTTGTAGACCAGAGTGCTGATGAGCTTGGTCTCAAAGATGTATCCTAAAGGAATCCAGTTCAGGAAACGGAGGAGAGTCTCAAGCGTGGCGTGGACCAGTGGGGCATTCTGGGAGTTTTCCTACACAGATAGAGAAGGTTAGATGTGAGAACAGCTGGTGGCGTCAGAGGGAGATGCTGAGAGCTGATGTCAACCTTCTCTTACCATCACAAACTGGCACAGCTGGAATATTTGGGAGAACTCGTTGCACATgctgaaagacaaagagaagagaTCGTCAGatcaaaaagaagaaagtagGCTTGTTACAAGATCACTAACAACCTACAGACACCGCTGGTACAGAAAAGATCCCTGAACACACCAACACATCTGTAACAGTGTTAATATCTGTGCATCTTTAGCTTCAGGACTTTGGATATTATAGAGTGTGGATACTGTATTGGGATCGGTCAAACACACTGTATCAAAACAGcattgctttcttttgttaacCTTGCGACTTTTGAGACAACTTCACTTCACATAACTCACAGTAGATCATATTCTATCAGTTACCTGTCTTTGAGGTGCTTGGCCTTCACCTGGGTCATCTGGCcactggagaagtcaaaaaCTTCTTCGCTGAGCAGTTTGAGGATGATCATGTTGTTCTGACAGAGGCTCTCGCTGGTCCGACTCGCACCCACAATATCACTGATGAAGGTGGGCCAGTGTTTGGGCCATTCCTGCTTCAGGATCTAAAACAGGTCCAGAGAAGAAGAGCTCTGTGTCAGCAGCCTCATCACAACCTGCCAGTCGTTGTGCTCGTGTCAAACAATCACATGTTTATTCACCTGTACGAGGATCATGTTGAGTTTGGAAATGTACACTCCCTCCTTCTGCACATAAACAGAACAGTGACGTCAGTATCGAGCAGCACAAAGTTTATTTATAAAGTGCAACATCTTACAACAATGTCACTTCACCTCCATGTTTGCTGGATCAGAAGAAGTCTTGATGATCAAGCCAACAACATATTTCTTGATGCCTGAAAATACATCATagtttttaatggaaaatgcaAAGAGCAACAAATGTCCAGTCGGTTTACTGAATGTTATTAAACTGACCTTCACACTGATTTCGAGGGAGAATCTTCCAGCGTGTTTTGATGACTGTCTCCAGAATCTGCAGCGCATAATACTGAGAGAAAAGTAGAGACAAATTAGAGCTGTGAGAATTACACATTCTTCACATCAGGAGCtaataaacaacaacaggaatAAACCACAATACAGCATGTTTACCAGGTGATGTCATACATGTACAGCCTGAAATGTATGACCAGTAAACTCTGGACATGGACCATACACACCAAAAAACACATGTGAGCATTTCCATATGTACAGATGGTAAATGTAGTCTAACTAGAAGTGTGTACGCCATCTGCAGCAGACTATTCCTTCCACAACACGCCCATTAATCTAATGAGAAATCACAGTGttgtatgtaatgtaatatCTCTTGTTACAACAGTTAATTTCAGCTTTTCTGAGTTGTTATTTGCTGCAGTATTTTACTATGCTGGCAGCAGAAACTGGTTTGAAAAGGGGAGAGCTGTAGATGGTGTGCAGAAGCATTAAAAGCCATCACAACTgaacaaataaagacaaaattgACACCAAGGGATactctaaaaagaaaaatcaacattCACCAGCACTGACGCATGAGGATAATATCATCACTACAGCAACAGCAAAAAAGGAGAACAAATAATCTTGCAAACTAAACACACTGCGCTTCTATTAGCTGAAGAAAA from Sparus aurata chromosome 1, fSpaAur1.1, whole genome shotgun sequence encodes the following:
- the xpo1a gene encoding exportin-1: MPAEMTMLADHPARQLLDFSQKLDINLLDNVVNSMYHDIGSQQRVAQEVLTNLKDHPDAWTRVDTILEFSQNMKTKYYALQILETVIKTRWKILPRNQCEGIKKYVVGLIIKTSSDPANMEKEGVYISKLNMILVQILKQEWPKHWPTFISDIVGASRTSESLCQNNMIILKLLSEEVFDFSSGQMTQVKAKHLKDSMCNEFSQIFQLCQFVMENSQNAPLVHATLETLLRFLNWIPLGYIFETKLISTLVYKFLNVPMFRNVTLKCLTEIAGVSVNQYEEQFVNLFTLTMCQLKQMLPLNTNIRLAYANGKDDEQNFIQNLSLFLCTFLKEHGQLIEKRPNLRETLMEALHYMLLVSEVEETEIFKICLEYWNHLAAELYRESPFSTSSTPLLSDVPPRRHLYLPVLSQVRLLMVSRMAKPEEVLVVENDQGEVVREFMKDTDAINLYKNMRETLVYLTHLDYADTERIMTEKLHNQVNGTEWSWRNLNMLCWAIGSISGAMHEEDEKRFLVTVIKDLLGLCEQKRGKDNKAIIASNIMYIVGQYPRFLRAHWKFLKTVVNKLFEFMHETHDGVQDMACDTFIKIAQKCRRHFVQVQVGEVMPFIDEILNNINTIICDLQPQQVHTFYEAVGYMIAASNDQAVQELLIEKYMLLPNQVWDSIIQQATKNVDILKDAETVRQLGSILKTNVRACKAVGHPFVVQLGRIYLDMLNVYKCLSENISSAVQTNGEMVTKQPLIRSMRTVKRETLKLISGWVSRSNDPQMVGENFVPPLLEAVLIDYQRNVPAAREPEVLSTMATIVNKLGVHITGEIPKIFDAVFECTLNMINKDFEEFPEHRTHFFYLLQAATSQCFPAFLSIAPAQFKLILDSIIWAFKHTMRNVADTGLQILYTLLQNVSNEEAAAQSFYQTYFCDILQHIFSVVTDTSHTAGLTMHATILAYMFNLVEEGKVSVALSAASPANNQAHVQEYIANLLKTAFPHLQDAQVKVFVTGLFSLNQDIPAFKEHLRDFLVQIKEFAGEDTTDLFLEERETALRQAQEEKHKLQMSVPGILNPHELPEEMCD